In Humulus lupulus chromosome 6, drHumLupu1.1, whole genome shotgun sequence, a single genomic region encodes these proteins:
- the LOC133785669 gene encoding uncharacterized protein LOC133785669 — protein MPMEQAQAIGNFPRQSNNNPYSNSFNQGWRDHPNFSWKNDQQGQSSSQQQSFQQQPQGFFQPRFRQQQQPQLPTHHQQQQNSGGNSNAQSDVLNQFMAETRSSIRNLETQMGQLATLMANRAQGNLPSTTEVNPKENCKAITLRSGKNYEGPSEKQPVEEAGQDQQAQAPTQEEKKHSEKKATEGIIAKEASPPISIEHHIKIPYPQRLRKNNMDKQFTKFLEVFKKLHINIPFVESLEQMPSYVKFMKDILSKKRKMEDFETMALTEECSAILQKKLPPKLRDPGSFTIPCIIGRIEGINALCDLGASINLMPLSVFKRLQLGEAKPTTVTLQLADRSLAHPRGVIEDVLVKVDKFIFPADFIVLDMEEDSNVPIILGRPFLATGQALIDVQKGELKLRVQGEEVVFNVLKAMTYPEASDNCFSVDVMGNLVEERKLINDPLELSLVEDEVSDQDGKEAMEYAKWLNSYGPLKRKYFEELGAVPKRSLPSVEKPPELELKVLPNHLRYEFLGENKTLLVIVSALLSDVETEKLLRILREHMKAIGWTLADIKGISPSTVMHRILMEDGVKPTIDAQRRLNPPIKEIVRKEVVKWLDAGVAYPISDSEWVSPVQVVPKKGGMTVVKNEKNELVPTRTVTGWRICIDYRKLNMATRKDHFPLPFID, from the coding sequence ATGCCTATGGAGCAAGCTCAGGCTATTGGGAATTTTCCTCGACAGAGCAACAATAACCCTTACTCCAATTCCTTTAATCAAGGGTGGAGGGATCATCCCAACTTTTCTTGGAAGAATGATCAGCAAGGCCAATCTTCAAGCCAACAACAGTCATTCCAACAACAGCCACAGGGGTTCTTTCAGCCAAGATTTAGGCAGCAGCAACAACCCCAACTGCCCACTCATCATCAGCAGCAACAAAATTCTGGTGGAAATTCTAATGCTCAGTCAGATGTGTTAAACCAATTCATGGCTGAAACTCGGTCTTCTATTAGAAATTTGGAGACCCAAATGGGGCAATTGGCTACTCTCATGGCTAATCGTGCCCAAGGTAACTTGCCTAGTACCACTGAAGTGAATCCAAAAGAGAATTGCAAGGCAATCACGTTAAGAAGTGGGAAGAATTATGAGGGACCAAGTGAGAAGCAACCAGTTGAAGAAGCGGGTCAAGATCAACAGGCACAGGCACCGACACAAGAGGAAAAGAAGCACAGTGAGAAAAAGGCTACTGAAGGCATAATAGCAAAAGAAGCTTCGCCACCAATCAGTATTGAGCATCACATAAAGATTCCCTACCCCCAAAGGCTCCGTAAGAACAACATGGACAAGCAGTTTACTAAATTCCTGGAAGTATTCAAGAAACTGCACATCAACATTCCCTTTGTGGAGTCTTTAGAGCAAATGCCGAGCTATGTCAAGTTCATGAAGGACATCTTGTCCAAGAAAAGGAAGATGGAGGACTTTGAAACTATGGCATTGACGGAAGAGTGTAGTGCTATATTGCAAAAGAAGCTCCCCCCTAAACtgagagatcctgggagtttcacaATACCATGCATTATTGGGAGAATTGAGGGAATAAATGCTCTTTGTGATTTGGGGGCCAGTATCAACCTGATGCCATTGTCAGTTTTCAAGAGATTGCAACTTGGTGAAGCCAAGCCCACAACTGTAACTTTGCAACTAGCTGATCGTTCGTTGGCACATCCAAGAGGGGTAATTGAAGATGTCCTGGTCAAAGTAGACAAGTTTATTTTTCCTGCCGATTTCATAGTTCTTGACATGGAAGAGGATAGCAATGTCCCCATTATCCTTGGGAGACCCTTCTTGGCAACAGGCCAAGCACTCATAGATGTTCAGAAGGGTGAGTTGAAGTTGAGAGTGCAAGGGGAAGAAGTTGTGTTCAATGTGCTCAAGGCCATGACTTATCCAGAAGCTAGTGACAATTGCTTTTCGGTGGACGTAATGGGTAATTTAGTGGAAGAGAGAAAACTGATAAATGATCCTCTTgagttaagtttggttgaagatgaAGTTAGTGATCAAGATGGAAAGGAAGCTATGGAGTACGCAAAATGGCTTAATTCTTATGGGCCATTGAAGAGGAAATACTTTGAAGAGCTTGGAGCAGTACCAAAAAGGTCATTGCCTTCAGTTGAGAAACCCCCAGAGTTAGAACTGAAGGTACTTCCTAACCATCTGAGGTATGAGTTTTTGGGTGAAAACAAGACACTTCTGGTTATAGTTTCAGCTTTACTTTCTGATGTGGAGACTGAAAAATTGTTGAGAATTCTGAGAGAGCACATgaaggccattgggtggacttTGGCAGACATCAAGGGGATCAGCCCCTCTACTGTTATGCACCGAATTTTAATGGAGGACGGAGTCAAACCAACCATAGATGCCCAAAGAAGACTCAATCCGCCAATAAAAGAAATTGTGAGAAAGGAAGTGGTGAAGTGGTTAGATGCAGGGGTAGCTTACCCAATTTCTGACAGTGAGTGGGTGAGTCCGGTTCAGGTAGTACCTAAAAAAGGGGGGATGACGGTAGTGAAGAATGAGAAGAACGAGTTAGTTCCAACAAGAACTGTTACAGGTTGGAGAATATGCATTGACTACCGCAAACTTAACATGGCAACAAGGAAAGACCATTTTCCCCTTCCATTCATTGATTAG